From one Novipirellula galeiformis genomic stretch:
- a CDS encoding multiheme c-type cytochrome — translation MRQIAIPLICAGFATITWLSLSADDSSRLQLARPVRIAAAQSDRLANEGKLQRPRGDDDLLGGDDLLIADDLLGGDDLLGGDDLLGGDPMADGLLSEGAMPSDPLDYLGPKPELAKPEASPAKDPHEALWTENCYPSAETCRSCHPKHYDEWSVSSHAYAVISPMFQRFEQVMQEYTQGTVGSFCMRCHSPVATQLEIPRTTSVLDMPPVVREGVTCISCHRVNEHYWRGSNGDRRIEPGDIHQPVGGGSCGTGVAEAVAKADELKLKTSPHQTGPGQAMHSGSFFYEPLTKSDLCVSCHQVAVHPGIGLEIVHAQYRHGPAAAKGISCQDCHMGAVPGKPDGYEYCHAAVINEKPFGEVKKHSNHTFWGPGYSIAHPGVFPHNPKAKQFTPRQWLDFDYRAGWGTDEFEQSVTPDMHFPAPWDNTDDRRDARRIIAANQQKIDEKRSSAVITLEAGVDVKGPFFLSEPRSGTPLKIAYQVSNTSEGHNLPTGSLGAQPQLWLNVALIDPDGRRVWESGYLDSMGDLADMNSVDVAQGRVPRDKDLFNLQTKFLINNVRGTDREVALPVNFSVDPIPFLRPGAVPVSVLNHPPLIRMEAHSIAPLDHRTPKYHIPASVIQKKGPYRLSVRMRSRMEPNYFMRQIHSTPDMIRRMNENMLDLRTRSHTFIVR, via the coding sequence ATGCGTCAAATCGCAATCCCACTGATTTGTGCGGGCTTCGCGACGATTACGTGGCTTTCCCTGTCGGCGGATGATTCGTCCCGTTTGCAGTTGGCTCGGCCCGTTCGGATTGCCGCGGCTCAAAGTGATCGGCTGGCGAACGAAGGCAAACTTCAACGACCGCGAGGCGACGACGACCTACTCGGCGGTGACGATTTGCTGATCGCGGATGACTTACTCGGTGGGGATGACCTGCTCGGTGGAGATGATCTGCTCGGTGGAGATCCGATGGCCGATGGTCTGTTGTCCGAGGGGGCGATGCCGTCGGATCCGCTGGACTATCTTGGACCGAAGCCAGAGCTTGCCAAACCCGAAGCGTCTCCGGCGAAGGATCCTCACGAGGCACTGTGGACCGAGAATTGTTACCCGTCCGCCGAAACATGCCGTAGTTGCCACCCCAAGCACTACGACGAGTGGAGCGTTAGCAGCCATGCCTATGCGGTGATCTCGCCGATGTTCCAGCGTTTTGAGCAAGTGATGCAAGAGTATACCCAGGGCACGGTGGGTTCGTTTTGCATGCGATGCCATTCTCCGGTCGCAACCCAATTGGAGATTCCTCGCACGACGAGTGTGTTGGATATGCCGCCGGTCGTGCGTGAAGGGGTGACGTGCATCTCATGCCATCGTGTGAACGAACACTATTGGCGTGGCAGCAACGGAGATCGTCGCATCGAACCGGGCGACATTCATCAACCCGTCGGCGGCGGTTCCTGTGGAACGGGTGTGGCTGAGGCGGTGGCCAAGGCAGATGAATTAAAACTGAAAACGTCGCCCCATCAAACTGGCCCCGGACAAGCGATGCACTCGGGCAGTTTCTTCTACGAACCGCTCACGAAAAGCGACCTCTGTGTGTCGTGTCATCAAGTGGCCGTTCATCCTGGGATTGGATTGGAAATCGTGCATGCCCAGTACCGCCACGGCCCTGCGGCGGCCAAGGGGATCAGTTGCCAAGATTGTCACATGGGGGCGGTGCCGGGCAAACCGGACGGCTACGAATATTGTCATGCCGCGGTAATCAACGAGAAGCCGTTTGGTGAAGTAAAGAAGCACTCCAATCATACATTTTGGGGACCAGGCTACTCGATCGCTCATCCAGGCGTGTTCCCGCACAACCCCAAGGCCAAGCAGTTTACGCCGCGACAATGGCTCGATTTTGATTATCGAGCCGGTTGGGGAACCGACGAGTTTGAGCAGTCCGTTACGCCGGATATGCATTTTCCAGCCCCTTGGGATAACACCGATGACCGTCGAGATGCGCGGCGGATTATCGCGGCCAATCAGCAGAAGATTGATGAAAAACGATCTTCTGCGGTGATCACCCTTGAAGCGGGCGTCGACGTCAAAGGACCTTTCTTTTTGAGCGAGCCACGCTCGGGGACACCGCTAAAAATTGCCTACCAAGTTTCGAACACGAGCGAGGGGCATAACTTGCCCACCGGATCGCTTGGGGCGCAGCCACAATTATGGCTGAATGTCGCCTTGATCGATCCCGACGGACGCCGTGTGTGGGAGAGCGGTTACTTGGATTCGATGGGGGACCTCGCGGATATGAACTCCGTCGATGTGGCCCAAGGACGCGTGCCTCGCGACAAAGATCTGTTTAATTTGCAAACCAAGTTCTTGATCAACAATGTGCGTGGTACCGATCGCGAAGTGGCATTGCCGGTAAATTTCAGCGTCGATCCGATTCCGTTTTTGCGACCGGGTGCCGTGCCCGTGAGCGTCCTGAATCATCCACCGTTGATCCGTATGGAAGCGCACTCGATCGCACCGCTGGATCACCGCACGCCGAAATACCATATCCCGGCGTCCGTGATCCAGAAAAAAGGTCCCTATCGGTTGAGCGTCCGGATGCGTAGTCGCATGGAGCCGAATTACTTCATGCGTCAAATCCACAGTACGCCAGACATGATTCGCCGAATGAATGAAAACATGCTGGATTTAAGAACCCGTAGCCATACCTTCATCGTTCGATAG